Part of the Paroedura picta isolate Pp20150507F chromosome 3, Ppicta_v3.0, whole genome shotgun sequence genome is shown below.
TACACAGTAACATCTACATGTCTTCTTCCATCCTGTTTGTAACAAAGAACTAACTGCTGCTAAATGTTATTGGATGCTCTGGAGTTAATACATCAATCAAGACCAGGGAGATATGACTTAGAAATTAATCAAAAATAATTGATTTCTGAGACTGGAAACTGATGGAGAAGCTTTCGGTAACCTTCCTAGAAAAAATAAACAGTGGGGCAATCTTCCACAATATGTTCCCTATATAACCAGAATCAAGGTATCAATATAAAGAGGCCTAGTTCAGAGCACTGTAAAATGTCTTCCTCACTGGAAAATGTAATTAATCCATTTTCCCACTTGGATCATTTCTTCCATGTTGGATTtataatttggggtggggggaataattATTTTATGGTTAATTTTAATTATCATTTGTTCTCATTGTAGATTTCATATTGCTACAAGTTCAAATCACAGAAAGATAACCACTGCCATTAGGACAGTtaagtattcatttatttatgttacaaCTTTTAATCCGCCTTTTCTCAGACTCAGTATCTGTTTTGGATTCTCTCTGGGATTAAGTGGGGTATCAAACACATCACTCAGATCTTGTACTGATCAGCTTAAATTAACCAGTTGTAAAAATCTAAAAAAGGGCGGGTCCACCAAGAGGCCAAGTCTGCATAGGACCCCTGGAcccagggagagagagatcaATACCTGGAGCTCAGTGGGTCAAAGAATGGAGCCATCTGGCTAGGTACAGAATTGAATGGTCAAAagatgggacctagggatccttTCCCCCATGCTGCTCTAATTTCTTTCTAATTGGCTGAAAAAATATCAGGTgggaaaagaagcagaaaaggCAACCAAAGATGTCTGCCATGTTAGGAAAGATGCATTAAAAGTACAAAAGACTGGGATAAAAATGAAACTTAACATTGGCTCCAAAGTTAGGCCTGCAAAGGTACAACAGGGcaagttatttttctttaaaaatcaataaacaaaaattaatgtATTTACAACTCTGTCAATTGTTAAGCTATAATCCTTACCACAGGTTCCTCTTATATttctgaaagggccatctggTTGGTGCTGTCCAGGTCAGGAGCCGACTGTCCGGGTGCTGTCCGGGACAGGAAGCCCCTGTCCATCCAGTGCTTCCGCCGCTCCAGTGGCTCAATCCGGACGCGCCCAGCTTTTGGGACGGCTCCTACAGCACCTGCCTCCATGATGCGCGCGCTAGCCGCTCGCTCACCTTCACCGCCAGACAACGCCTGGGTGGCGAGGAGGGTACTGGGATAAAAATGAAACTTAACATTGGCTCCAAAGTTAGGCCTGCAAAGGTACAACAGGGcaagttatttttctttaaaaatcaataaacaaaaattaatgtATTTACAACTCTGTCAATTGTTAAGCTATAATCCTTACCACAGGTTCCTCTTATATttctgaaagggccatctggTTGGTGCTGTCCAGGTCAGGAGCCGACTGTCCGGGTGCTGTCCGGGACAGGAAGCCCCTGTCCATCCAGTGCTTCCGCCGCTCCAGTGGCTCAATCCGGACGCGCCCAGCTTTTGGGACGGCTCCTACAGCACCTGCCTCCATGATGCGCGCGCTAGCCGCTCGCTCACCTTCACCGCCAGACAACGCCTGGGTGGCGAGGAGGGTACTTCCAGCGCTCGCACCCCTCGCTGCTGGCTGCTGTTGCGTGGCTGCACGAGCAGGCTAGCCTTGGAGATGGTGGCCCCGCAGGCTAGCCAACCGACAGCTTCAGCGCTGCACGGCGCCCTGAAACCCTCTGATGTGCTTCCCAATAGCCTACCTGGCAGCGAGGATCTCGCTGCCTCGTCGCCAGAGCCTTACTGTGCACTGTTGACCCACCGCCGGGGCCCTCACCCACCGAACCTGCACAACTGCTTCCTCCCAGACCACGCCGCCCATCCAGCCAGGCGGCAGCGTGTGGCCTGCCCCATGTGGTGCCCACCCTGTCAACCTCTGCCACTCCATCCCTACAGCCTCTGGCCCCGACGCCCCGCACGCCTCCACCCACTCAAGTACATCTCCCCCTTTACCCGCTCTTGCTCACCATACCCACTAGCACcctttgcattcctgaatgcaatgggctttcttgctagtaatatatATAACGCATACGACAATCAGCCAAACCAAGGAAGAAATTATAGCAGCGGAAAATGGGCCAATTAATGACATTAAGCAAATAAATGATGAGGAATCAAGCAGTTCATATGAAAGTGTGAACCTGTCAAGCTTATTAGATGTTTCAACTGTCTTATTCTAGACAGATGTTTCAACTGTCTTATTCTAAAAATTTGTGCACTTAACAGGTGAAGAAGAGACTTTGCTTAAGTTGATTAGCCAAAGTGCTGCTTTTCAAGAACAAGATGGACACGGCTGCTTTCCTTTACATGAAGCTGCAGCCCAACTGAACAAACGTATCCTAGAAATAACTCTGAAGGGTAAAGCCCTCAGTATGCTCTGAGCATTTTTATTAAACCCACCTTGCATGCTCACTTGGTATTGAAACAGTTGTCCTTTTCTCATGATCATCTTTCAGCCTCAGATCCCACTGTGTGGCAAAAGACAAATGTCAAAGGAGAGACTCCTCTCTTTATAGCAGTGGATAAATGTCTTATGGAAAACGTCCATTTCCTGCTACTCAATGGCTTTAACCCTGATATTAAGAATGAAGATGGAGACTCTCCTTTATTTATAGGTAAACAAGGTGATAGAGTTCAAATCTGTTCTTGTTTCCAGAGTCAACAGATTTAGGATAAAATAATGTTGCACAAATAGCATGGCTGGAATTGAACCAGAAGACTTTTCTAAGGATCTCACTGGTTTGCCCACTTGCATCTTTAAGATTGGAGCTCAGACATGCGCCTTTCTGGGACTGGGTGCTAGGTCTCTCCTAATTGAGTCAGCTGACAATATGACCAAGGGGGAGACTGTCCTTTTGCAAAGGAGAGGTTTCTTGAAGTCTTTGTTTTGGGATGTTTTTGGATGTTTTTGACTGCCCAAAAAAGGGTTGTATGTTCTCTTATAATGAAAATCCTGTGGTGGCGGATCCCACCACTCTGCTCAGCAACATGGTGAAGCCTTTCTCCCAGCCAGGGCTTGAGGAAGGCTTCCAGGTTTGCTGAGCAGAATGGCCACCCCACTTtgggtcaggtctgctggctgcccaTTAAGAACAACTCCAGTAGCTTCTTCTCATGTCTCCAGCCCTGTTCAAGTTGATTCATGCTGCTTGTCATTTGGGTGCTATTTTTCCCTTTTGTCATgcagaagaaaaacaaggaagtTTTTGTTATTCTGGAGATCCCTGTAAAAGGTCCTGTGGTCATAACTGGTAAATCAAATAGGCCAGCAGCTTGGTTCTAACTTTAGCCCTCTGCAGTGCTGTATGaccttttattgtatataaataacATGATAGACAGATAAGTGAAGGGATATCCTGGTCTGGCTACATGGTCAGAATAGGTATCTCATTTAAATATCTTTGAATAATTTAAATGCACCTCTTTCCAACCTGCTTTTTCACAGCTGTTCAGCATGACTCATATGAAATTGCCTCCTTGCTGATTCAATTTGGTGCCAAAGTCAATCTGCAGTGTGTCAACAAGAGAACAGCTTTACATGAGGCAGCCAAGCTTGGCAGAAAAGGCATGGTGGAATTTCTGCTTTGGTCTAAAGCAGACCCTGATCCACGGAGTTCATATGGCCTCACTCCTTTGGCACTGGCAGCACAGAATGGGCATACAGAAATTCTGGAAATCTTATTAAGTAAAGGTGAGAACTTCCACACAGTAACTTGAAAATGCAATGCATGCCCTAGCCTAAATTCTGAACATTCTGAGTTGCTGGTTGTTAGAAAAGTACAAGTGAGGGACTTGCAGGGAGCATTGCATTTTCCCCTCACactacttcctctttctttccctgaaaGTCCTCATACTCTTTCAATTCTTCCTACATCTTTCCCATCCACTAGCCAACCTTCTTTTATCTGCCTTCCTGACTTCAGATTTCCTCCCCCAGGTATCTCCTGCCGGGGAAAATTCTGGTCGTGTTGCATCGTGTCGGCCCAGTATCATGGTGGAGAACCCTCAAGAATTTGTGAAGGGGACCTCACTTTCCCATGTATCCACTCTCTCCACTCCCTCTTCCTGGCAGCCCCATAtcatctctccctttcccttcttcctcttcttcccacaTACCAACCTACCTACCttttatttgcccccccccctcatcttcAGCCGtacttattttatttcctttataccccaccttcctccacaatggggacctcaagcagctgacatcattctccattccttcattttatccttaaaACAACCTTGTGTAGTAGGTTACGCTGAAAATGCATGTCTCACGgtagaaagggggaaatggtgcCTTTCCTCACTGGGAAACTTCTGCAGACTAAGGGTTCCTAGAAAGCACCTTATTAACCAGCAGCTACCCCTCAGCCACCTGAGAATACCTAGATGTACCCACTAAGAAGGCAGTCTTTCAGCATAGTATTAGAACAATTACAAAATGCCTTATAACCCACGTCAGGACCTGTGCACTCAAGTATAGGGGGATGAGATTAAGAGAAATGTCCCAGAGAAATAGCAAAGCCCCGAAAAAAGCCTGTATAAAAAGAAcgagaggaaaaagaaaatgtttagttGGATTCAAAAGGGAGGTGGgaaaaagttcaaaataaaagaCAGGAAAAAGTAAACAGTGAAAACAGCAGAGATATTCAAATGAAAAGCAATGCTGTTGAACTAACTAAGGTGAATAAGTTACCTACACTGTAGCAGATTCCTCTGAACATGTGCAAGAAGTTGAAGGGGTTGTTAACTCCTACTCAACTTCCTGTGGACTCAGTTTCCATTGAAAACTGAAGATGTGAAAATCCCAAATGAACAGATATTTATGTTAAATGGACCTAAGTTAGTCTTTCTAAGAATGACAAACTGACATCAGAGATGGTGATTTGTGTGGGATTGGAAAAATCAGAGGTTACTTTTACTAATCAGAGCCATATACAGTATAGTCCCACCTCCATCAAGTACCTGAAATGGCTCTGAACTTCCATGACAGATTGTCTGAGCCAAACTGAATTATCCTTTGTCCAAAAGGGATTAAGACTTCCCAGAGGTTCCAATATAGAATGGAACTGAGCAGCTCTTTCTAATGGAATCCGGGATCCAAGATCCCAGGCACTCTAGGCACTCTTGTGACTTAGCAAGTTTCAGGATTTCTGTCACAGTATGACTGGCACAGAATGACAGTGGGATTCCATGACAgactggggatttaaacctgggcagagtctgcacttacttttttttattccattgtcaatcctgttgaattcagatcgctttgaactcgggtcttcctcttccccccctccccattgaaacaggaaagtcttctgcacgtggttagggaggctcagaagacgggggggaggcaaatggagactttttctttgttttcttgaagcgggggggagaggatccaagaagtcagaggagggagggaaaaaatcctttcttttcttgaagggggggggaaacgaagaaggcacaaaaaaaaaatccaaggctgacagaagttgagagaactaaggggcttctcctttaaggcaggcttgtcacatgaccacctgtagccaatcacgggtcctctaccatggaggagagcccaggttcaaaacaatgcgattttctgaatatattcaggattaaaagcagtctgagatatcgcacaataaaggtagggtcactccagatcaatccttcttgctgcagaaggaaaattaaaattgcccaaaatccaaacagaaatcgcattctgtgtagagggcagggactgaatcgatctggggttggaataaaagctccgtgcagtttacaccctggtttcccAGATCTTGTCTCTGCCATtacctaatttatttatttatttatttagatttatataccgccctccccgaaggctcagggaggcttTTGTGTGATAgatgctgttgaacagtagtgtGTAGCCTGACCTTGGTGAGACATGGAAGTAATATGGTAACTAATAGCAATGGATACttaggcttttaaaaaagtatacAGGCACTGCTTTTATTATTTAGGGGAGGTTAACCAAACAaaattgttggggttttttttacatttctgctAGGGGCTGTTTCAGGTTTGTTGAAAGATCTGTCGTCTTTTCATAGCCCCTATCTctatattagagcctcttgtggcgcagagtagtaaggcagcagacatgcaatctgaaagctctgcccatgaggctgggagttcgatcccagcagccggctcatggttgactcagccttccatccttccgaggtcggtaaaatgagtaccccgtgctggggggtaaatggtaatgactggggaagggaatggcaaaccaccccgtattgagtctgccatgaaaacgctagaaggcgtcaccccaagggtcagacatgacccggtgcttgcacaggggatacctttatctttttacctTTTATCTCTAGATTTATGTATCCGCAGATATGGCCATATTGAGAATTAGCTATATTGATGTTATAGGATTATTCTTCAAAGAGGGTGCATTCTCTTCCTGTTGTAAACCAGCATTTTAAACGTCAAGGATTCCTTCTGTGAAAGACAAAGGTAGAGATGGGAATACTCTATCTAGAACTAGGCCCCAGGAATGCTAATTCTTAGCACCAAATCCTTTCAAGCCAACCAGTATCTGCACAGATGTTTAAGACTGCAAGGAATGGAGGGGGCTTGCCTTCTCCCTTAAATATTAGAGTCAAACTGTTGGGAGGTTCTATCGAAAAATTGTAAATTGGTCAGGAACAGTCAAGCGGCAGGAAAAACAAAATCCAAGTTCTCTAGGAGGGTAGTAAGAAATATAGTATCCCTGAGTCAAAGGTGGCAAGGCTGCCTGAAGCACGGTGGATTAAGTGGAATACTTGGGGAGAAGAAGTTCTTGGCGGCTGTTAAAGTGCTAGTGTGGTAGACAAAGTTCAGAGCTTTGTGTGACAGTTCTGTTGTCACTAGTACTATTGTACTAGTACAGTTGTACCAGATCAAACAGATTTAAGGTCTGGTACATCTGTTCTAGTACAATAATTAACTATGTATTAATTTGTGCAGTATAGCGATAGACTTTAAGGCCAACCTTGTATATAACAATAGTATGTTAAAATCAAGATTAGCAACTGGCAACCTTTGTGTCGAACCTGGCTTATGGATGCTACCACCTGGAGCCTGCTAGTGATAGTGATATAAGAAAGATTACAGAAGCTCTCTTTCTCAACATCTTCCATGCGAGGGGtggtaatctctctctctctctctctctctctctctctctctctctctctctctctctctctctctctctctccttgcctAAATGAGACTTTTGTTACATCTTGGTTGTTTAACCTGAGCATAGTTTCAAACAAGGAAGACAGAGCAAAGGAGATGCAGCGTTTTTCTATTCAATATCTGTCCCAAGGGCCTTGAGGTggattacaataaaaacaaagacATTATTctaaacacagaagcaaaaaatgaACAGACTAAAACCCATAAATAACCCATAAATTGAGGTCAGACTGAACGATGTTATTTTTAAAGGTCTTTTAAATAGGTCAGTCTTGCAGAGGTGCAGCAACCCCATCCAGCTCCTCTCACATCCTCTGGAAGTCATTCCACAATATCGGTGCTGCCACAGAAAGGTCCTGGGCAGGTGAAGTCTGGCATGACCCAAAACGTAATTGCAAAATCAAATGATTTGGGGAATGTATAAAAGCCCTAGGCCACGAGACACTTTAAAGGTGAGAAgcaacactttgaattgtgctTCAAAACAAAGAGGTGGGTAAAGCAAAGAATAGATGTAATAGGCACAGTTTTAATGCTTTAACAAGCCATCAAGCTACAGCCCACAGAATTTTGTGCCAGTTGAAATTTCCTAGTAGTCTTTAAGGAAGCATGCAGCACACTACACCAGTTCAGTCTCATGACCAGTTCACCATGACCATGTTGGCTGAATGAGTTTTGCTATGCTGAGTTACTTTTAGGTATGGGGAGAGCTTTCTGCGTTGCAAGACAGCGGCATCAGGGACCTTCCAGAAAGGATATGTTGCATCAAAGGACAGTGAATGAACAGCAACTTTATGTCAAAGGCACTGTTAGGTATTGGGTGAAATTGTAGGAcaggtgttttttaaaaggccttACAAAGTATACTGTACTTTATAGATGGTGCCATATCAGTTTATCAGAAGGAAAGCCAGTTTGCCTGGGGAAAAGGAacaggacaattttttttttttggggggggggggtgagctgttGTTAGTATACTTTTCAGTTGTCCTGCAGTATTCCAGTAGAGATCTCTTACTACCAAGATTTTCCAATGGGTGAAAATTCAACTTACACCACCCAAGCTCTTTACTAAAGAGCTAGAATTCACAGTACAGTAGAAATTTCATGTTGCTGCTTggtgtgtatttatttagatcatgCTGATGTTTTCCTCTTAGGTGCCAATGTTCTTTCCCAGGCATCGGATTCTGCATCTATATTATTTGAAGCTGCTGGAGGAGGAAATCCAGATTCTGTCTCACTTCTCCTAGATTATGGGGCTGATGCCAATGTACCAAAGCACTCGGGTCACCTGCCTATCCACAGAGCTGCTTATAGAGGACACTTATTGTGAGTGAGAAAAGGTGGACTCCGTTTATGAGCTTTGCAAAgataaattgggggtgggggaggtggaagTGCATAGTTTCTGAtgagttgttgttttgttttgctcctcCCTAGAGTTTTACAGATCTTAGTTCCTGTGACAGATTACTCTGCCATAAAGGACAGTGGAATCAGTCCAGTTCACTCAGCAGCCGCAGGAGGCCACCCTCAGTGTCTTGAGTTCCTTCTCAAATCTGGCTTTGATGCCAATTTCATGTTGCATCAGAGAGTCCGCAAAGGCTACGATGATGAAAGGAAGTCAGCTTTGTATTTTGCTGTCTCTAATGGGGATATTAACTCTGCTCGGCTGCTCCTAGAAGCTGGAGCCTTACCCAACCAAGACCCTGTTAACTGTCTGCAGTTGGCCTTAAGAATGGGCAACTATGAGCTTGTAACCCTCCTTCTTTGCCATGGGGCCAATGTGAACTACTACTGTAGGGTCAATACAACACATTTCCCATCAGCTCTGCAGTACACACTGAAAGATGAAGTCATGTTAAGAGTGTTGCTGAATTATGGGTATGATGTGGACCGTTGCTTTGACTGTTCTCATGGAGACAAGCATTCCCAGTACATGTTTGAGGGATGGACTTCTACAGTTATTAAAGACAACATGGTAAGTGTCACAGTCTGTCTTGCCATAGGGTCATGGGATTGTAAAGAGTTTTTCATGCTTCTGCTCATGTTTCGCCCTTTGCCAGATGTGGAATGGTATGTGTTGCCTGCAGGTGATCAGGGGATATCTGGCTGGCAATTTGGTCTCATTGGAAATGTCTGGTTTCCCAGGGGGTGGGAATTGTAAAATCTTTGAAGTTCTTAACAATTTCTGTGAGATAATGTACAGGCAGGATGCTGATTTGTGGATGTTTGTGGGGCCAGAGAATTGGTGTGTCTCCGTTCTTGCCCTTGAAGTGCAAACTGGAATCCAGACCTGCAAGATGTGATCATGTGGTCCCAGGTCTGTGGGAATATGGATAGGCAAGCCCCAAGGTAGGAGTGGAATTGGGCCTGGTTTTTATGAGAAGAGGCAGGGGTGTCAGAACAGGATACTCGGTTCCATACTGCAAAATGTCTTCAgttcatcatctttatttttataactcaCCCATCCtacactcagggtgggtaacaacggTTAATAAAACAATCAgtaaaaattataaaatcaaaTATCAACTGGAGCATCAAATGGCGACATCTTAATGTTTTTAGTTCGTATAGATAAGAAATGGCAGAAGTCTCTGTATGTTCATCAGTACTTTTGTATTCGTCATTCCTAGTCTATTCTGCCCAAGAAGGGAGTGGTGCTGATTTAGAAATGCAGATTGTGACAGTAATACCTCTTCTGTACTCAGCCATTTGCTGAGTTCCTACAACTTTTCATCAAAAACCAGAAGCCTGCCTGCCTAGTGGGATGAAACCTTCCAAATAGCACGAGGGCAGAGTTGCAGGGGAAACACAGGTAGGCAGACAGAAGGCCTGAGTAACCCCATCTGCCCtgtattcccttgtaaaaacaaatCCAAGGTACTATTTGTGTTCCAAGGGAAGCAAAGGATAAAGAACCTCTATATTGTCACATTTGCCTTTGGGAAATGATACACGCTTAAAGAGTAAATGGCAACCACTTCCCTCAGTGTAAACCGTTTGACAGTTTTATTACATTGCACTGTTGATGTCTGACATTGGGTACATTGGAGTCGTTCTCTGGAGGAATCCGCATAATATAAAATGTTGAATTCTGTGGTCTTAAAAaaacttctccctctctctcagttCTGTGAAGTGATAACTGTAGCATGGCTAAAGCACCTCTCTGGAAAAATAGTACGTGTGATGCTGGATTATGTGGATCATATAAGACTGTGCTCTAAACTTCAGGGTGTTCTTCAAGAGCAAAAACTGTGGCCAGAAATCAATACAATTTTGAGTAAGTATCAATCATAGTTACGCTCTGTAGAGACATACATGTTTTGGTCCTCCCGTCACCAACATCCTCACCTTTCGTCTAGCATTGAAacaactggctgttgtggctgAGTCCAGCATACTTGGGCTTGATAACTCAAAGCCACaacaatttattatttgatttattattatatttctagccca
Proteins encoded:
- the ASB14 gene encoding ankyrin repeat and SOCS box protein 14 isoform X2 encodes the protein MENVHFLLLNGFNPDIKNEDGDSPLFIAVQHDSYEIASLLIQFGAKVNLQCVNKRTALHEAAKLGRKGMVEFLLWSKADPDPRSSYGLTPLALAAQNGHTEILEILLSKGANVLSQASDSASILFEAAGGGNPDSVSLLLDYGADANVPKHSGHLPIHRAAYRGHLLVLQILVPVTDYSAIKDSGISPVHSAAAGGHPQCLEFLLKSGFDANFMLHQRVRKGYDDERKSALYFAVSNGDINSARLLLEAGALPNQDPVNCLQLALRMGNYELVTLLLCHGANVNYYCRVNTTHFPSALQYTLKDEVMLRVLLNYGYDVDRCFDCSHGDKHSQYMFEGWTSTVIKDNMFCEVITVAWLKHLSGKIVRVMLDYVDHIRLCSKLQGVLQEQKLWPEINTILTNVRPLKHLCRLKIRKCLGRLRLRCPVFLTFLPLPNRLKEFILYKEYDLYGEGNLKGNC
- the ASB14 gene encoding ankyrin repeat and SOCS box protein 14 isoform X1; amino-acid sequence: MYHTANAYDDFDDDITTQYVIQQSLQDVQKSEMVTTAENNRFHIATSSNHRKITTAIRTGEEETLLKLISQSAAFQEQDGHGCFPLHEAAAQLNKRILEITLKASDPTVWQKTNVKGETPLFIAVDKCLMENVHFLLLNGFNPDIKNEDGDSPLFIAVQHDSYEIASLLIQFGAKVNLQCVNKRTALHEAAKLGRKGMVEFLLWSKADPDPRSSYGLTPLALAAQNGHTEILEILLSKGANVLSQASDSASILFEAAGGGNPDSVSLLLDYGADANVPKHSGHLPIHRAAYRGHLLVLQILVPVTDYSAIKDSGISPVHSAAAGGHPQCLEFLLKSGFDANFMLHQRVRKGYDDERKSALYFAVSNGDINSARLLLEAGALPNQDPVNCLQLALRMGNYELVTLLLCHGANVNYYCRVNTTHFPSALQYTLKDEVMLRVLLNYGYDVDRCFDCSHGDKHSQYMFEGWTSTVIKDNMFCEVITVAWLKHLSGKIVRVMLDYVDHIRLCSKLQGVLQEQKLWPEINTILTNVRPLKHLCRLKIRKCLGRLRLRCPVFLTFLPLPNRLKEFILYKEYDLYGEGNLKGNC